One stretch of Priestia megaterium DNA includes these proteins:
- a CDS encoding DUF3231 family protein: protein MAKDDMRLTSSEITSLWVQYIQETMAICISKYVLATVKDNEVRSLFKFCLELSEKHLKTLKKLLNDESFPLPNGFTEKDVNLKAPPLFTDFFWLEYIHDMTTHGLSGYSTSYRRSIRKDIRNYYYQCNMDAMNVYDKSIDILLSKGFYEKAPYFSTPQKTEFITDIAYAMNIFGKKRPLNSMEVGNIYSNLRKSILVKGLLLGFQQVTKDKKVHKFMNDGLNICAKHIDIFSSILHEENLHSPRLLDTQVTTSTISPFSDKLMLFHIGFMFNLAMVYYATAMAESMRIDIIGHCEASMLRDLKIATTWGNIMIEKGWIEKPPEANDRKELPNN, encoded by the coding sequence AAATATGTGTTAGCAACAGTTAAAGATAATGAAGTTCGTTCTCTTTTTAAATTTTGCCTAGAATTATCCGAAAAGCATCTTAAAACGCTAAAAAAACTTTTAAATGACGAGAGTTTTCCTCTACCAAATGGTTTTACGGAAAAAGATGTAAATCTGAAAGCCCCTCCTTTATTTACAGATTTTTTTTGGTTAGAGTACATACATGATATGACGACGCATGGATTATCTGGATACAGCACGTCCTACAGACGTTCAATTCGGAAGGATATTCGAAATTATTATTATCAATGTAATATGGATGCGATGAATGTTTATGACAAATCAATTGATATTCTCTTATCTAAGGGATTTTATGAAAAAGCCCCTTATTTTTCTACACCACAAAAAACTGAATTCATTACAGATATAGCATATGCGATGAATATCTTTGGGAAGAAAAGACCTTTAAATTCGATGGAAGTCGGAAATATATACTCTAATCTAAGAAAGAGTATTTTAGTAAAAGGTCTTCTTCTTGGATTTCAGCAAGTAACCAAGGATAAAAAAGTACATAAATTTATGAATGATGGTTTAAATATATGTGCTAAACATATTGATATTTTTTCTTCAATCCTACATGAAGAAAATCTTCATTCTCCAAGATTATTGGACACACAGGTTACAACTTCCACTATTTCACCTTTCTCAGACAAGTTGATGCTATTTCATATAGGTTTTATGTTTAATTTAGCTATGGTCTATTATGCTACGGCGATGGCTGAAAGTATGAGGATTGACATAATAGGACATTGTGAGGCATCTATGCTAAGAGATTTGAAAATTGCTACAACCTGGGGGAATATTATGATTGAAAAGGGTTGGATAGAAAAACCACCAGAAGCAAATGATCGAAAGGAATTACCTAATAATTAA
- a CDS encoding STAS domain-containing protein: MEIIYNQREKMTDFIRDNKQNFEDKLLSEAVNVASKINDILETGNIDLLKNAQKLALYVVEQKEEQLIAFAQQEGVAWAEHTLTLAFKLEWVQAIRRTLWHFLYQYDRINNQFSSREEFYALEKRINDRIDQFLNTFLISYSKYKDELIASQRDLVEHLSVPIIPLSQSVAVLPLIGMVDTYRIQTIEEKVLIGISDLRIQTLVIDLSGIANMEMHVIDHFQKILTGISMMGCKAILTGLRADLVRTMIHSGISFEDKAEAKGTLQQTLKEYLELNQI; this comes from the coding sequence ATGGAGATTATTTATAATCAGAGAGAGAAAATGACTGATTTTATCAGAGACAACAAACAGAATTTTGAGGATAAACTCTTATCAGAGGCAGTTAACGTTGCCTCTAAGATTAATGACATTTTAGAAACTGGAAATATTGATCTTTTAAAAAATGCTCAAAAGCTAGCTCTATATGTCGTAGAGCAAAAAGAAGAACAACTCATTGCTTTCGCTCAGCAAGAAGGGGTAGCCTGGGCGGAGCACACCTTAACTCTTGCCTTCAAACTAGAATGGGTACAGGCCATTAGGCGAACGTTGTGGCATTTTCTCTACCAATATGATCGAATAAATAACCAATTTAGCAGCCGTGAAGAATTTTATGCCTTGGAGAAGCGTATTAATGATAGGATTGATCAATTTCTTAACACTTTTCTCATTAGTTATTCCAAATATAAAGATGAATTAATTGCCTCCCAGAGGGACTTAGTTGAACATCTATCGGTGCCTATTATACCACTTAGCCAATCTGTAGCTGTATTACCGTTGATCGGAATGGTGGACACATATCGTATCCAAACGATTGAGGAGAAAGTATTGATAGGCATATCAGATTTAAGGATTCAAACATTAGTTATAGACCTTTCTGGAATTGCCAACATGGAGATGCATGTTATTGACCATTTTCAAAAAATATTAACTGGAATTTCAATGATGGGATGTAAAGCTATTCTTACAGGTTTACGTGCTGACCTGGTGCGGACAATGATTCACTCAGGAATCTCTTTTGAGGACAAGGCAGAAGCAAAAGGGACATTACAGCAAACATTAAAAGAATATCTAGAGCTGAACCAAATTTAG
- a CDS encoding VCBS repeat-containing protein, whose translation MQSKIQPLSSREMDLNRPSIVNIKHGDIHGDGIIDNVLLTANQTPDSPFWKDINLVVQNGRTNQSQIISFKNNSGYNPTLFLGDFTGNKVDDILVVIDTGGSGGAIYAYVFSYIEGQIRQIFNSDAFNEDYKYTVTYQDQYKATVISHNPQEKYIIDLTYKGKEYLTDIYSKNGILKSAIEGWVNPLSGLYPVDFDRDGTYELEGYQRIAGRYNADSLGFVQTVLKWNGQIFNLNRQNIAISGEEI comes from the coding sequence ATGCAATCAAAGATCCAGCCTCTTTCTTCAAGAGAAATGGATCTAAACAGACCATCAATTGTGAACATAAAACACGGTGATATTCACGGTGATGGCATTATTGACAACGTCCTTCTTACCGCAAATCAAACTCCTGATAGTCCTTTTTGGAAAGATATAAATCTCGTCGTTCAAAATGGGAGAACAAATCAATCTCAGATAATTTCATTTAAAAATAACTCAGGATATAATCCAACCCTTTTTCTTGGTGATTTTACAGGCAACAAGGTGGATGACATTTTAGTGGTCATTGATACAGGAGGAAGTGGAGGCGCTATTTATGCCTATGTATTTTCTTATATTGAGGGTCAAATAAGACAGATTTTTAACTCCGATGCATTCAATGAAGACTATAAGTATACTGTGACCTATCAAGATCAATACAAAGCAACTGTAATTAGTCATAATCCACAAGAAAAGTACATTATTGATCTCACTTATAAGGGTAAAGAATATTTAACTGATATTTATAGCAAAAATGGCATTTTGAAATCAGCGATAGAAGGTTGGGTCAATCCTTTGTCCGGCTTATATCCTGTTGATTTTGATAGAGATGGTACATATGAACTCGAAGGATATCAAAGGATAGCCGGGAGATACAACGCTGACTCCCTTGGGTTTGTACAGACCGTATTGAAATGGAACGGACAGATATTTAATCTTAATCGACAGAATATAGCTATATCTGGTGAAGAAATATAA